Proteins encoded within one genomic window of Granulicella pectinivorans:
- a CDS encoding aminotransferase class I/II-fold pyridoxal phosphate-dependent enzyme, with translation MKSTHVIDVCEGNLAMMDTASSLRLSELAPRVLQSEIRAMSVACDAMGGVNLAQGVCDTEVPAVVAEGAHKAIRDGLNIYTRLEGILRLRQAIAAQVARTHGIEVDPEREVLITSGATGAFQAACHALLNPGDEVVVFEPFYGYHLGMFKGMRIVPVPVALRYGTWELDLEAVRAAITPRTRAVVVNTPCNPSGKVFTRTELEAIGAIADEFDLFLFTDEIYEHFVYGNAKHVSPMELPGLRERTILMSGFSKTFSVTGWRIGYLIADAKWVGSIGYFHDLTYVCAPAPFQHGVADGVEQLPPSYYTGLARDHQEKRTMLVDALRDAGMTPHVPDGAYYILADASSIEGANAAAKARTLLKETGVGSVAGSAFFRPGGGEDLLRFCFAKKDADLVDACRRLRGRTR, from the coding sequence ATGAAGTCGACGCATGTGATCGACGTGTGCGAAGGGAATCTTGCAATGATGGATACAGCTTCTTCGCTGCGCCTGAGCGAGCTGGCGCCGCGTGTTCTGCAGTCGGAGATTCGCGCGATGAGTGTTGCGTGCGACGCGATGGGTGGTGTGAACCTGGCGCAGGGCGTCTGCGATACGGAGGTGCCGGCGGTGGTCGCCGAAGGCGCGCACAAGGCCATCCGCGACGGTCTCAACATCTATACGCGGCTCGAAGGAATTCTGCGTTTGCGCCAGGCGATTGCCGCTCAGGTGGCACGCACGCATGGCATCGAGGTCGACCCGGAGCGCGAGGTGCTGATCACCAGCGGAGCCACGGGCGCATTCCAGGCCGCATGCCATGCGCTGCTCAATCCTGGCGATGAGGTTGTGGTCTTTGAGCCGTTCTACGGCTATCACCTGGGCATGTTCAAGGGCATGCGGATCGTTCCGGTGCCGGTTGCGCTCAGGTACGGAACCTGGGAGCTGGATCTCGAGGCGGTGCGCGCTGCGATCACGCCCAGGACCCGCGCCGTGGTCGTGAATACCCCGTGCAATCCCTCCGGCAAGGTATTTACGCGCACGGAGCTGGAGGCGATTGGAGCCATCGCCGACGAGTTCGACCTCTTCCTCTTCACCGATGAGATCTACGAGCACTTCGTCTATGGCAATGCGAAACATGTCAGCCCAATGGAACTGCCCGGCCTGCGCGAGCGGACGATCCTGATGTCGGGCTTCTCGAAGACGTTTTCGGTGACGGGCTGGCGCATCGGCTACCTGATCGCCGATGCGAAGTGGGTCGGCTCCATTGGCTATTTCCACGACCTGACCTATGTGTGTGCCCCCGCGCCCTTCCAGCATGGAGTGGCCGACGGCGTGGAGCAGTTGCCACCCTCGTATTACACCGGGCTGGCGCGGGATCACCAGGAGAAGAGGACAATGCTGGTCGATGCGCTGCGCGATGCCGGCATGACGCCGCATGTGCCGGATGGCGCGTATTACATCCTTGCGGATGCATCGTCGATTGAAGGCGCGAACGCCGCGGCCAAAGCTCGCACGCTGCTCAAGGAGACGGGCGTGGGTTCGGTGGCGGGTTCGGCGTTCTTCCGTCCCGGCGGTGGGGAAGATCTGCTGCGGTTCTGCTTTGCGAAGAAAGACGCTGACCTGGTGGATGCGTGCCGGCGCCTGCGCGGGAGGACACGCTAG
- a CDS encoding cellulase family glycosylhydrolase, with translation MRIRLLVVVMFVLGAFSAGFAQKRWTPEQANAWYAKQPWLVGANFIPSDAINQLEMFQAATFNPAINDRELGLAEAIGMNTMRVFLQDQLWEQDPEGFKKRLDTFLGIAAKHHIRPLLVLFDSCWETDPKLGPQHPPIPGVHNSGWVQSPGTKGLVDKSYEPKLKAYVTGVVGAFANDDRILGWDVWNEPDNGNDKRFDEAPHKADLVAGLLPKVFAWVRSAHPVQPLTSGVWTGDDWANASKWSAVAKIQLTESDIISFHNYGWPEDFEARIQSLQPLGRPILCTEYMARGAGSTFDGSLPVAKKYHVGAINWGLVAGKTQTYLPWDSWQKPYVLSQPTVWFHEVFRHDGTPYRQAEVDLIRRLTGRGTPSSHPGAE, from the coding sequence ATGCGGATTCGCTTGCTTGTCGTCGTGATGTTCGTTCTGGGTGCGTTTTCAGCGGGGTTTGCGCAGAAGCGCTGGACGCCCGAGCAGGCCAACGCCTGGTATGCGAAACAGCCCTGGCTGGTGGGCGCGAACTTCATTCCGTCCGATGCGATCAACCAACTGGAGATGTTCCAGGCCGCGACCTTCAACCCTGCGATCAACGACCGTGAGCTCGGGTTGGCCGAGGCGATTGGCATGAACACCATGCGTGTGTTCCTGCAGGACCAGCTCTGGGAGCAGGATCCGGAAGGCTTCAAGAAGCGCCTCGATACGTTTCTTGGCATCGCCGCGAAGCACCACATCCGGCCCCTTCTGGTGCTCTTCGACTCCTGCTGGGAGACCGACCCGAAGCTTGGTCCGCAGCACCCTCCCATTCCCGGCGTGCATAACTCGGGCTGGGTGCAGAGCCCCGGCACGAAGGGCCTCGTCGACAAGTCCTACGAGCCGAAGCTGAAGGCGTATGTGACAGGCGTCGTGGGGGCGTTTGCCAACGACGACCGGATCCTCGGCTGGGACGTCTGGAACGAGCCCGACAATGGCAACGATAAGCGGTTCGATGAGGCTCCACACAAGGCTGATCTCGTTGCCGGACTTCTTCCCAAGGTGTTTGCATGGGTGCGTTCGGCGCATCCGGTGCAGCCTTTGACCAGCGGCGTGTGGACGGGGGACGACTGGGCGAATGCTTCGAAGTGGAGTGCGGTGGCGAAGATTCAGCTTACAGAGTCCGACATCATCAGTTTCCATAACTACGGCTGGCCGGAAGACTTTGAGGCGCGCATCCAGTCGTTGCAGCCGCTTGGGCGTCCGATTCTCTGCACGGAGTACATGGCGCGCGGCGCGGGCAGTACCTTCGACGGAAGCCTTCCGGTTGCGAAGAAATACCACGTTGGAGCCATCAACTGGGGCCTGGTCGCCGGCAAGACGCAGACGTATCTGCCCTGGGATTCGTGGCAGAAGCCCTATGTGTTGAGCCAGCCGACGGTGTGGTTCCACGAGGTATTTCGCCACGACGGCACGCCCTACCGGCAGGCTGAGGTCGATCTCATCCGCCGTCTGACGGGGCGCGGCACACCGTCCTCGCACCCCGGTGCCGAATAA
- a CDS encoding alpha-L-arabinofuranosidase C-terminal domain-containing protein yields MHRFRGILRSTLAASLVLAPIGALAQATLTIDTQHVKAKVSPKLYGLMTEEINYSYEGGLYGDLINIRTFHGSWGDSHWLLRPMGDAEIHDELMKTGGPSAALPECMQLTVTKASDKDLAGISNRGFWGIPVRPSTTYKGSFWAKADSSAVGPVHVRLTNNDTGKGPEAVTAPLTTEWKQYDFTLTTSADHPANVENELLLAVAHPGKVWIDLVSLFPPTYKNRERGSRADLMEKLAAMQPRFLRFPGGNYLEGDYINERFDWKKTIGPVVDRPGHRSPWNYWSTDQFGLPEFLNWCEDLKMQPLLAVFAGYALKHDYIKPGKDLEPYVQDALDEIEYITGSTSTKWGAERAKNGHPEPYPLSYVEIGNEDWFDKSGSYDGRYAQFYKAIKAKYPELQLIATTPVNGMKPDMIDDHYYKKAQEFYEMDDHYDTMDRNGPAIFVGEWATREGGPTPNFGSALGDAAFMTSMERNSDLIKMASYAPLLVNVNPNGMQWESDLIGYDAMTSYGSPSYYAQVMFNKYLGDEILTGKSEGAGSRFFYSATRTAATGTIHLKLVNGSSTPKTMTIALDGATKVAPTAKLVTLSAKTLGATNTITTPTKIVPVDGTFKKASGKFTYTIPGYSIQILELETK; encoded by the coding sequence ATGCACCGTTTCCGTGGGATTCTCCGTTCTACCCTTGCCGCCTCGCTGGTTCTTGCGCCCATCGGCGCACTCGCGCAGGCTACGCTCACAATCGACACACAGCATGTGAAGGCCAAGGTCAGCCCAAAGCTCTATGGCCTGATGACCGAAGAGATCAACTACTCGTATGAGGGCGGTCTCTACGGCGATCTCATCAATATCCGCACCTTTCACGGCAGCTGGGGCGATAGCCACTGGCTGCTTCGTCCCATGGGTGACGCCGAGATCCATGATGAGCTGATGAAGACCGGCGGCCCCAGCGCGGCGCTGCCGGAGTGCATGCAGTTGACGGTGACGAAGGCGTCGGACAAGGATCTGGCCGGCATCTCGAACCGCGGCTTCTGGGGCATCCCGGTCCGGCCGAGCACGACCTACAAGGGATCGTTCTGGGCCAAGGCGGACTCTTCCGCGGTGGGCCCGGTGCATGTGCGCCTGACCAACAACGACACTGGCAAGGGGCCTGAAGCAGTCACGGCTCCCCTGACGACCGAGTGGAAGCAGTACGACTTTACCCTGACCACGAGTGCCGATCATCCGGCGAACGTCGAGAACGAGCTTCTGCTTGCGGTCGCTCACCCGGGTAAGGTCTGGATCGATCTGGTAAGCCTCTTCCCGCCGACCTACAAGAACCGCGAACGCGGCAGCCGTGCGGACCTGATGGAGAAGCTCGCGGCCATGCAGCCGCGCTTTCTGCGCTTCCCCGGCGGCAACTATCTGGAAGGCGACTACATCAACGAGCGCTTCGATTGGAAGAAGACGATCGGCCCTGTTGTCGATCGTCCCGGACATCGCAGCCCGTGGAACTACTGGTCGACGGACCAGTTCGGTCTGCCTGAGTTCTTGAACTGGTGCGAAGACCTGAAGATGCAGCCTCTGCTTGCCGTGTTCGCCGGCTACGCGTTGAAGCATGACTACATCAAGCCGGGCAAGGACCTCGAACCGTATGTGCAGGATGCGCTCGATGAGATCGAGTACATCACCGGAAGCACAAGCACGAAGTGGGGCGCGGAGCGTGCGAAGAATGGGCATCCGGAGCCTTATCCTTTGAGCTACGTCGAGATTGGCAATGAGGATTGGTTCGACAAGTCGGGCAGCTACGACGGCCGCTACGCGCAGTTCTATAAGGCCATCAAGGCCAAGTATCCGGAGCTGCAGTTGATCGCGACCACGCCAGTCAACGGGATGAAGCCGGATATGATTGACGACCACTATTACAAGAAGGCGCAGGAGTTCTACGAGATGGACGACCACTACGACACGATGGACCGGAATGGTCCGGCAATCTTCGTGGGGGAGTGGGCGACGCGCGAGGGTGGTCCTACCCCGAACTTCGGTTCGGCGCTTGGCGATGCGGCCTTCATGACGTCGATGGAGCGCAACAGCGACCTGATCAAGATGGCGTCGTATGCGCCTCTGCTGGTGAACGTGAATCCGAACGGCATGCAGTGGGAGAGCGATCTGATCGGCTATGACGCGATGACCAGCTATGGTTCGCCCAGCTATTACGCGCAGGTGATGTTCAACAAGTATCTCGGCGACGAAATCCTGACGGGCAAGAGCGAGGGCGCGGGAAGCCGCTTCTTCTACTCGGCGACGCGTACGGCGGCCACGGGCACGATTCATCTGAAGCTGGTGAACGGAAGCTCGACGCCGAAGACGATGACCATTGCGCTCGATGGTGCGACGAAGGTCGCTCCAACGGCGAAGCTGGTGACGCTGAGCGCGAAGACGCTGGGCGCAACCAATACGATCACCACGCCGACGAAGATCGTGCCTGTCGACGGCACGTTCAAGAAGGCTTCGGGCAAATTCACGTACACGATTCCCGGATACTCGATTCAGATCCTGGAGCTTGAGACGAAATAA
- a CDS encoding cryptochrome/photolyase family protein, which produces MQTFSARIATAQPTAEDIAGRRWIYVPYDRFTDRTGPLAEQGAQATGIVIVESTAKAMRRPYHRKKLVVLIANMRHFALEQAARGVAVLYHFSPKSHGQGLLELQRARGLPELVCMTPAERELRLDLATAIEHGLNMRFVADTTWLSTLDDFMAVYGPYRHGRSYVMDRFYRAMRQKTGILMHNAKPVGGQFSFDAENRLPYKGQVPVPIAPGFAPDEITREVIAMVDTVYADHFGTTESFDLPCTQADCDRMWQFALTRLLPHFGPFEDAMRDDEPQLFHSKTSALVNLGRLLPAALIGDVATAAGSGSIPMASAEGFIRQLLGWREFMRHVHQQTDGYRLLVDHVPQERPGPAQEASSSAYPDEEAYRGARPSALGASLPLPAAYWGVASGLRCVDTTVAQVIAEGWSHHIPRLMVLSNLATLCGFSPRELTDWFWFAYVDAFDWVVEPNVLGMSTYADGGLTATKPYVSGAAYINRMSNLCGRCQFDPKKSTGPGSCPFTALYWTFLERHEPVLGGMFRMQMPYQTLRRKSEAERTGLRQRAAEAIEHLQSFPRPEYKRG; this is translated from the coding sequence ATGCAGACGTTTTCAGCACGAATCGCCACGGCGCAGCCGACTGCGGAAGACATCGCCGGCAGACGCTGGATCTATGTGCCGTACGATCGCTTCACGGACCGGACGGGACCGCTCGCCGAACAGGGGGCGCAGGCCACGGGCATCGTCATCGTGGAATCGACCGCGAAGGCCATGCGCCGCCCGTATCACAGGAAGAAGCTCGTGGTGCTTATCGCCAACATGCGCCACTTCGCGCTGGAGCAGGCTGCGCGGGGTGTCGCCGTCCTGTATCACTTCTCGCCGAAGAGCCATGGTCAGGGGCTTCTGGAGCTGCAACGCGCACGCGGTCTTCCGGAACTGGTCTGCATGACGCCCGCCGAGCGGGAGCTTCGGCTCGATCTTGCGACCGCCATCGAGCATGGCCTCAACATGCGATTCGTGGCGGATACGACCTGGCTCTCGACGCTCGATGACTTTATGGCCGTGTATGGTCCGTACCGGCATGGCCGAAGTTACGTGATGGATCGCTTCTATCGCGCGATGCGGCAGAAGACCGGAATCCTCATGCACAACGCCAAGCCGGTGGGCGGACAGTTTTCCTTCGACGCGGAGAACCGCCTGCCCTACAAGGGACAGGTGCCTGTGCCGATCGCGCCGGGATTCGCGCCGGACGAGATTACGCGCGAGGTCATCGCGATGGTCGACACGGTGTACGCCGACCACTTCGGCACCACGGAAAGCTTCGACCTGCCCTGCACGCAGGCCGACTGCGACCGCATGTGGCAGTTCGCGCTCACGCGTCTGTTGCCTCATTTCGGGCCGTTCGAGGATGCGATGCGCGACGATGAGCCCCAGCTCTTTCACTCCAAGACCTCGGCGCTCGTCAATCTTGGACGTCTCCTGCCCGCCGCCTTGATCGGGGATGTGGCCACAGCCGCCGGGTCCGGTTCGATTCCCATGGCCAGTGCCGAGGGATTCATCCGCCAGCTTCTCGGATGGCGCGAGTTCATGCGGCATGTGCATCAGCAGACCGATGGATACCGCCTGCTCGTTGACCATGTCCCGCAGGAACGCCCAGGTCCTGCGCAGGAAGCCTCATCCTCCGCCTACCCAGATGAAGAAGCCTACCGGGGTGCGCGGCCATCGGCTCTCGGCGCGTCGTTGCCGCTTCCGGCTGCCTACTGGGGTGTCGCGTCGGGTCTGCGCTGTGTCGATACGACGGTGGCGCAGGTCATCGCGGAGGGGTGGTCGCACCACATTCCACGGCTCATGGTCCTCTCGAACCTGGCCACGCTGTGCGGCTTTTCTCCTCGCGAGCTGACGGACTGGTTCTGGTTCGCGTACGTGGACGCCTTCGACTGGGTCGTTGAGCCGAATGTGCTGGGCATGTCGACTTACGCGGATGGCGGCCTCACGGCCACCAAGCCGTACGTCTCGGGTGCTGCCTACATCAACCGGATGTCGAACCTGTGTGGCCGCTGCCAGTTCGATCCAAAGAAGTCCACGGGCCCCGGATCATGCCCGTTTACTGCACTCTACTGGACCTTCCTTGAGCGTCATGAGCCTGTGCTGGGCGGCATGTTCCGGATGCAGATGCCGTACCAGACCCTGCGGCGCAAGAGCGAGGCTGAGCGGACCGGTCTCCGCCAGCGTGCCGCCGAGGCCATCGAGCATCTCCAATCGTTCCCGCGTCCGGAGTACAAACGGGGCTAG
- the frr gene encoding ribosome recycling factor, with amino-acid sequence MASAMASIPALKDLQVQVKTRMDKTIEDFRANLLSTRTGRASVHMLDQIKIDYYGTDTQISQVAQVTTPEAQLIVVQPWEISLVGAIEKAIRTSGQGFNPMHDGRIIRVPIPPMTEERRKEAVKHLAGVLEGHKTSMRNIRRDGNEAVKKAAKDKLISADDEKRANEEIQQLTDAQIKVLEEMFKAKEKDVMTV; translated from the coding sequence ATGGCATCGGCAATGGCGAGTATTCCGGCTTTGAAGGACCTGCAAGTGCAGGTGAAGACACGGATGGACAAGACGATCGAGGATTTTCGCGCGAATTTGCTGTCTACGCGCACCGGTCGCGCGAGCGTCCACATGCTGGACCAGATCAAGATCGACTATTACGGCACGGACACGCAGATCTCGCAGGTAGCGCAGGTGACGACGCCCGAGGCGCAACTGATCGTGGTGCAGCCGTGGGAGATCTCGCTGGTTGGCGCGATTGAGAAGGCGATTCGTACGAGCGGTCAGGGCTTCAACCCCATGCACGATGGGCGCATTATCCGCGTGCCGATTCCGCCGATGACGGAGGAGCGGCGCAAGGAGGCGGTCAAGCATCTGGCGGGCGTTCTGGAAGGGCACAAGACGTCGATGCGCAATATTCGCCGTGACGGCAACGAGGCGGTGAAGAAGGCGGCCAAGGACAAGCTGATCTCGGCGGACGATGAAAAGCGCGCGAATGAAGAGATTCAGCAGCTTACCGACGCGCAGATCAAGGTGCTCGAGGAGATGTTCAAGGCCAAGGAAAAAGATGTGATGACGGTCTGA